TCAGACCTGGACCTGCATCCCTGCACTGAGTGAAGTGGGAATGGCAGTCGATTCACGCATTCCGGGGATCTGATACATTACTGTCCTGATACAGACTGCCCCGGAGTTCATGGAGAGAAAGCAACATTACAATGCAGGACATTCTCAAACATATTGATTCGCAGAAGCCCCAGACACTGGATCAGTTGTTCGAATTTCTGCGCATCCCGAGTGTCAGTGCAGATTCGGCCTATGCTGGCGATGTCAGGCGTTGTGCGGAGTGGGTACGGGATGCAATGGAACGTGCGGGTCTGAGCGCAGAAGTGATCGCGACTGACGGACACCCAATCGTTTACGGAGAGCGTGTTCAGGATCCAGCACTTCCGACAGTGCTGGTCTATGGTCACTACGACGTGCAACCTCCGGATCCGCTCACTCTCTGGACGACTCCGCCCTTTGAACCACAGATTCGCGATGGAAAGATCTTTGCCCGCGGTGCCACTGACGACAAGGGTCAGGTTTTTACTCATTTGAAGTCCATCGAAGCCTGGATGCAGATTCGCGGCAGCCTGCCCGTCAATTTGAAATTCGTGATTGAGGGTGAAGAAGAAGTGGGCGGCGAGAACCTGGACCACTTCCTCAAAGAAAATGCAGATCGCCTGAAGGCAGACGTATGCGTTGTCAGCGACACCAGCCAGTATGGTGATGGAATCCCGGCGATTACCTACGGACTACGAGGAATCATCGCGGCGGAAGTACGTCTCACCGGACCATCGAAGGATCTGCACAGCGGAATCTACGGTGGCAGTATTGCAAACCCGGCAAACGCACTGGCTCGAATGTGCGGGACACTTGTCGGAGATGATGGACGCATCCGGATTCCAGGCTTTTACGACGATGTCATTCCGTTGTCGGACGAAGAACGCCGGCAATTTGCAAAACTTCCATTCGAAGAAAGTGTTTTCCTCAGTGAAACCGGATCCAGTGCAACATTCGGCGAACAGGGATTTTCAACTCTTGAACGACGGTGGACACGGCCGACCTGCGACATTAACGGCATCGTCAGTGGTTATTCGGGTGAAGGCCCCAAGACAATTATCCCATCGGCTGCAATGGCAAAAATCACGTGCCGTCTCGTTCCGGGAATGAAGCCTGAGAAGGTTCTGAAATCACTGGAGCTATACCTCCGCGATCAGTGTCCTGCTGGCATTGGTTTCCAGTTTCTTCCGTTCCACGGCTGCGAAGCCTTTGTGTTTGATCCGACCAGCCCATGGATTTCAGCGGCAGGCGAAGCCGTTGCTGAAGCGTTTGGGCAGCCGCCTGTTT
The window above is part of the Planctomycetaceae bacterium genome. Proteins encoded here:
- a CDS encoding dipeptidase, which gives rise to MQDILKHIDSQKPQTLDQLFEFLRIPSVSADSAYAGDVRRCAEWVRDAMERAGLSAEVIATDGHPIVYGERVQDPALPTVLVYGHYDVQPPDPLTLWTTPPFEPQIRDGKIFARGATDDKGQVFTHLKSIEAWMQIRGSLPVNLKFVIEGEEEVGGENLDHFLKENADRLKADVCVVSDTSQYGDGIPAITYGLRGIIAAEVRLTGPSKDLHSGIYGGSIANPANALARMCGTLVGDDGRIRIPGFYDDVIPLSDEERRQFAKLPFEESVFLSETGSSATFGEQGFSTLERRWTRPTCDINGIVSGYSGEGPKTIIPSAAMAKITCRLVPGMKPEKVLKSLELYLRDQCPAGIGFQFLPFHGCEAFVFDPTSPWISAAGEAVAEAFGQPPVFIREGGSIPVVLSFKQILGIDTLLLGWGRNTDNLHSPDEHIHVADFERGVLSSAWLWQKLGGVKTS